Below is a window of Tolypothrix bouteillei VB521301 DNA.
GTGCAGTTCAAAATTCCCAATTCATCACTCCTTAGAGAAACAAAATGCCTTCACCAGATACATCAAATACCCTACTAGCCCTCTCCAACAATATAGCAGAAACAGTCGAGCAAGTTGGAGGCGCGATTGTTGCTATTAACTCTGGTTCCCGTATTTCCTCAAGCGGAATTCACTGGAATAATGGTATTATTATTACCTCAGACGAAGCACTCCACCGCTACGAAGATATTACAGCAACCCTATTCAACGGACAAACCGTACCACTCAATCTTGTAGGACACGATCCCAGTACCGATGTTGCTGTTTTTAAATTGCAATCATCAGAAATTCCCGTAGCGCAGATTGGGGATGCGACAGCTCTCAAAGTTGGTCATCTCGTACTGGGATTAGCAAGAAGTAACGAAGGTGATATCCGTGCAGCAATAGGTGCTGTGAGTGTTGTTAGTGGTGCTTGGCGGAGTATGAGCGGTGGCAATATTGACCAATTTATCCGTCCAGATATTACCCTATATCGTGGCTTTGCTGGAGGAGCACTCGTAGATGCTGCAGGTTATATTATCGGGATGAACACGTCAGGAAGACGGGGTACAGCTTTGACTATTCCTGCTTCTACAGTTAATCGCGTGGTCAACCAGTTGTTAGCGAAGGGACGAATAACACGCGGTTATCTTGGTTTGGGAATGCAAGCCGTTCGTTTGCCGAATAATTTGAAAACAGCACTTAATTTAACTTCAGCAAGTGGTGCGATCGCTGTTAACGTGGAGCCAAATGGACCTGCTGACAATGCAGGTGTACTGATTGGGGATGTCATAATTACTTTCGATAATTCTGCGGTCAACGACACGGGTGATATATTGGCGCTTTTGAATAGTAGCGATCGCGTTGGGAAAACTGTGAAGCTACAAATTATTAGGGGTGGAGCGTTAGTTGAGTTAGAAATAGTCGTTGGTGAAAAACCAGTGACTGGTGACCAGTAATTAGTAACCAGCGACCAAAATTATGTTTCAAGATATAACAGCAGAGTTTGCAACGATCGCACGACAACTGCGTCAAAGTACTGTAAAAGTTCGCAGTAGTTCTTTTGGAAGTGGTTCCGGTGTTATTTGGCGAAGTGACGGGTTAATTATTACTAACGCTCATGTTGCCACTCATCATAAAGCAATTGTAGAACTGTGGGATGGGCAAGTATATGAAGCGGTACGCATCAGTATCGATCCGACAAAGGATTTAGCTGCTCTAAAAATTGCCAGAACCGATCTACCTGTAGCAACTATTGGCAACTCCAATGCTTTACGAGTTGGGGAGTTGGTACTGGCTGTCGGTAATCCTTTTGGTGACAGTGGTGCTGTGACAAGTGGTATTATCCATGCCAGCAAACAGCACGCAGTTATGGCTGATATCCAGCTCTTTCCTGGTAACTCTGGGGGACCGCTTGCTGATTGTCGCGGACGAGTTATTGGAATTAACACCATGATTGCTTACGGTTTGGCTATAGCGATCCCCAGCCTGACAGTAGAGAATTTTTTACGCGATCGCCATCCCGTTGTGGGGGTAATATGATTCGGGTATTGGTAGTTGCTGCTTCCCCGGTAGTACGAGCGGGATTATCCGCCGTGCTTGCAACTAATTCCAAACTGATAGTTGTGGGTACTGCATCAGGCTTGGATAATTTAGGGGGAGAAATCGAGCAACTACAGCCCGATGTTGTACTGGTGGATTTGAGCAGTAATTTTCAACAATCGAGCTGGGAAAAACTGCTTTCTTTACAACAACAGCAAGATCCTTTTGTATGTCTCGTTCTTGCCGATGAACTTGATAGTATCGATCTTGTGGCTGGTTTGCGTGGGGGTGTGAGGGGTATATTACCTCAAACCAGCACTGAATCAGAAATTATTGCTGCTGTTGAGGCTGTTGCTTTTGGGCTGGTAGTGCTGCACTTGGATGCTGTGGAATCTGTACTTGCTCTTAAAGATGCGAGTGGGCGAGAAAAAGTAGTCGCAACTCCCGTACAAACATTAACACCAAGAGAAATCGAGGTTTTAGAAATGTTGGGTGCGGGGATGGGTAATAAAGCGATCGCCAAACGATTGCAAATTTCCGAGCATACTGTAAAGTTTCACGTCTCTTCTATTTTCCAAAAATTAGGTGTTTCTACTCGTACAGAAGCGGTGGCTGTTGGCGTGCGCCTGGGATTGATTATGTTGTAGTGTTTGTAATCTTTTTTAGCCTTTGCTCAAGCCCCAATTTATCACTCTTGAGTTAGAGGCTTTTTTCTCAAACTTTAGTTATAAATAAATCGTGGTCTAATGGGTCAAGCACATAAAACCACGCTACCTCAAAGTTAGTCTGAAGTGGTCTTATCTGGGAAGCATCTACCTTTACCTTTTTTAATTAAGTATTGCTTAGTAGTAATGTAACGGAGTATGAACCTAAGAGTAGTGGCTGTTGCAAAGCTGCTAAGCTCATCGATTTTGTAGTGACTCCGCGAGCATTTAAAGACAGCATTTGGAAATTTTTAGACTGAGTCAGCGCTCGCTTGGATTGCAGGCTCAACTTAACAGCTTGAGAAGATTTATTAATAAGCAGCAAACTGCGTTTGCCATCTGGTTTTTGTACTGCTAATGCTTCTACAAAAGGGTGATCGCTGGTTGTTTGCATGACCGAGCCTATCAAGTATTTATTTGCCCAACCAAATATTGTTGCCGGAGGTCGCAGTTTGTTGTTTGGGTCAATCATACCGTAAATTCCATCCTTAAGATGCCAGGAAGTTGCCATATCAACGCCTGTATCAGCAAGATGTTTCAAGACTGAAGCAAACCAAACTGCGCCTATATGGTTGTGCTGTCTTGTTTCGCCGGACGTCCACAAATAGTTGATATTGTATTCTCCGAGCAACAGAGGTACTGGACGTTCTGGTATATATTTCTTTGCGATCGCTCGAAAGTCCTTGACTTGACGTGCATAGTTAGGTGTGTAAGACATAATCCCATCAGTAGGTTCTTTTGCATCTTTACTGCCATAACGATGCCAGGAGATAAAATCTACATTCTGCTTGCAGGCTGCAAGAAAAGCTTCCAATCTTCTTGAATTGTCCCACGTCAGCGCTGGTCCCCCTACCTTGATTTGAGGGTCAACAGCCTTCATTGCGTTTGCTACTTTATTGTAAATTATCCATAATTCGTCTAACTTCCAAGCTTTATCGTAAAGAACTTCTTTTTCATTCAACGGTTCCCAATAAATAACTTTTTTTTGAAGGCGACGGTTGAGAATTTCTACGAGTTGAGCACATAAGGTAGCATAGCGATCGTACTCGGACTTATCCAACAGCCCGTCTTTGCTCTGTGCCATCCACTTAGGCCAAGCAGGAAGATTTTGGATAATAGTAGGGTTGTGAGGATAGGAAGCATCGTACCCAGCTTTGATTTTGGGAATATTCCAAGTTTTGGTTGCAGCATCCGTCCAGCGATCGCATAATGCAGCGTGGTGAATGCGAATTAGCTTAATACCAAGTTCCTGAATATGATTTTGGAAAGTGCGATCGGCGGCACGTTCGGGAGACAAAATTTCATAATCATTAGAACCAAAAGTAAACGGGGTAGACTTCGCGATTTGATTTGTCCAATCAATACTGACTTGAGCAGTTTTTTTAGATGCAGCTGTGGAAGATTTCCATACCGTATCCAACACTCCAAGCGTGACAGCACTAGCTGCGGTCAGTTTAATAATAGCTCTGCGTTGCATAAAGATTTATGAGTTAGCTATGGGAGCATGGGAGGGTTGAGAATAGGGCGTAGTCTTGCTTTCTACTCCATTGATAACTAGACCAAAAATTTGGACATTATGTTGAGTCAGTTGTGCAAAACTATCATTGACAGGGTTTTTGTAACTGCTATTTGGACGAATCACAAACAGCACATTGGAAATAATAGTAGCCATTAGTGCAGTTTCACTTGTTAAACTGACTGGAGCACTGTCAACAATGACATAATCGTAATCTCCATTCTCTTCACAAGTTGCTAATACTCTTTCAAAGTGTCCTCGTTTGATCGTTTCCATAATCTTGCCTTCCTTAGGAAAACTTGGAAGCAGATCTAAATTTCGTTGTACCGCCACTTGCTCTACTGTAGATCCTGAAATATAACCCAAACGACGGCTAAGTTCAGATCTCCGAAAATCTCCATCCACAAGCAGCACTTTAAAACCTAAATCCACTAAGGCATAAGCCAGTCCAATAGCAACTGTCGTTTTACCTTCTCCCATAATGGCACTTGTTACTAACAACCGACGATTTTTGAGAGGTTGCAAGCTAATTGCAGAGGCAAGACGTTGAAACTCGACTTCTATTTCATTATTAATCACTTCAAATTTCGTAATAGAATGTTTCATCCGAGGAATAGTTTGCATCAGTGCAAATTTTCGAGCCTGTAGATCTTTGGCACTTAATAGGGGATTGCGACTTTCTAAAAATAAAACAAGAGCAATGCTACCAACAACAGATGCCAGAATAGCATTGATTGTCATTAACATTTTTTTTGGACTGATGGGCTTGGGATCGACCTGGGGTGCATCTAGAACCTGTACATTTGGATATGCATCAAAAGCGTCTATATTGTTTTGCTGGATTTGAGCTAGTAAACCATTATAAACACCAGCCGCAACATCCACTTGTCGTTGTAGTTCTGACAGCTTTGCCTGATTTTCAGGTACAGATTTTAAGGTGTCTTTCAGTTGAGTAATTTGAGTGTCTAGTTGCCTTGCTTGTTCTTTAAGAGCGCTAGCTTCGCTTTCTGCCAGAACCAGTTGTTGAATTAAAGCAGCACGACCTTGAGGATAATTGGGCACTACTGTCGTGTCTACTCTTGTACCATCTGCGGTTTGTGCAACATACTCTTGTAAAACACGTTGTAACTGTTTGCGTCGTATAAGTAGGGTTTGAATTTCTGGATGCTCATTAGTAAAGAGAGATTGTTTCTGACGTAAAGAGTTTTCTACATCAGATAAACGCTGACGTACAATTTGATATTCTTGGTTTTCACCCAAACTGAGAGAGCGAATTGCAGGATCTGGTTTTAAATTTAAGCGTTTTGAAAGAACTTTGAGGCGATTTTCATTCGCCTTGGCAGAAGCTAAAGCTTCTGCTCTAGCATTGATTAAACTATTTATTGTAGTAACAATACCTTTAGTTTGTTCTTCGTTGTTGACTATACCACTGGATTCTTTAAATTTTGCTAATTTGTTTTGTGCCAAAGTTAATTTTAATTTAACTTGTTCCAGTTCTTGCTTATTGTATTCCTGGCGTGCTCGACTGTTAGCTTGCCGCAATTCATTTAAACGTTTTTGATAAGTTTCTGTTAAAACTATTGCTCTTTGTAATGCCAGTTCCGGGCTAGAAGCATTTACTGTTACCGATAAGATCGTAGATTGTTCCTCTGGTTTTACCGTAAACAGCTTTTTGTACTGAGTGATACTCTTAAATTTCTTTTTTTCCGGATCTACTGCTAACACCTTCTCTAGCAAAGTATCGCTATTGATAATAGATGCCTGTACATTGAGTGGATTGACTTCAGTGGAAAAACCAACTTCACCATTCCTTAAAGAACCAAGAGTTCCTAAATTAGCATCAAGTTTGCTATTGGTTTTAGGCAAAATCAGTTGTGTCCCTGCAACCCAAACTGGTTTAGCAGTTACAAGCGCAAAACCAGTGCTGAGAACAACAAACAAATTAAAAGCAATTAATAATTTCCATCGTCTAGTTACGATCGTCGCTATTTTATTCATAAAGAGATTATAAATAGTTTATTCCTTCTACAAAGTGGAAATATCGAGAAATTTCTAAGAAACATAAAATAAACAAAATATTCGTCTATTAAAGACAGCTTTGGCAATGGTGAATATACTGAAAAGGATAGGGATCGGAGATCGGCACTCATTTGCAAATGGTCAATTCCTTTTAACTTTTCAGATTCCCCGATAATTCCTGCCAATCTGAAACAGACTGAGGATAAGCTTCTGCAAGGATTGTGCCCAACCACAAAAAGTAGAACCAGAAATAAACAATCATCCAGCTTAAGTTAGTTGCTTGACACAGTATTAACAAAGCAATAAAGCTAGCAAATGCCCGTTGAGCAGTTCTTTTGCCTCGCAATGACGACTGCCAAAAAAACCATAACGTTGTTGATACGGCAATGGCAAAGAATGCAAATCCAAACATTCCGTGTAAATACAGAATTTGTGCGTAAGTTGAAAAAGTCCCAAGAGGAAGTTCAAAAGCTCCGTTACCCCAGGTAACTGTTCGTTCGACAATTCCCCACCCAATCCATGGAGATTCCTTCCACGCCTTAAGAGTTGCAGCAACAACCAAAGCTCGGTCTTTTGATGAATCCGCTCGAGCTCCATTAAAAGTTTCCATGGGTTTGTCTAGTAACTCGGTTACCTCCATCCCTATGAGAGCACAAATAAAACAAATTAAGGTTGCAAACCAAAGGAAGCCTTGACGTGCTGAAGCTTTGCGAAAGCAAATGACTGCTAAAAGTGCTATCGGGAAACATATCCATGCTAGGCGACTTTGAGCAATAATTAATGTTGCCGTGCAACCTGCTAAAGCATACTTACGTAAATATTTATCTGCTTCACCAAAGCACATAAAAAAGCACAACAGAGCACAAACTCCTAGAATCGGTGGATCTGCAGTGTATAGCTCTGTCCGGGCAAGTGGAAGCCCAAAAAAGGGTTGGAACACTGCAAACTTAACCATTAAACTAAGTTTATCCCCTGGAATTGCTCTAGCCAGAGGTGGCATAATAGGTGGCTGCGGACCTGTACCAAATAAGATAAGGAGTTGAATGCTAAGGGATACTAAGTAACCAGCTGTCATCCAAGAAACAGCCCTTGTCACAACACTCATTCTAATACGATGCCAAAAGGGCAGTGTTAGGCAAGAAAAAACTAAAAAGTAACCTTTTAAGAGCGTGACTACTGTAGCAGCACTTTTCATAGGATTAAAGCTCATTGACGATAACCCCTGGATGTTAGTCCACAGTACTGCTAGACTCAGTAACAACCACGTCCAGTGACAAAGTGGTAGCGATCGCTTAACGAGTTTGTCTAAATGAAAATCATAAGCTAGCAAATAAAGAGCAACACCGGGATAAAGCAGAGTCTGTACCCCCAAGACCCACCACAGCGGCGTTAGCACAATCGTCCAATAAACCACTCGTTCTGGATGTGACAGGTTTTCTAATTTGTTTTTTGCCTCTAAGAGAATTAATTTCTTAGGGAATATATTAAACATTTAAATTTTTTGAGAATGCCTCTTTTAAAGAGTATGAATTTCTTTATACTCCTCAAATTGTTTTCCTGCAACACCTGCTACCATTCCCAAACTGTGATAAATATATAATAAAGTTTTAATACCTTGATGTTGCCCCATCATAAAAGACAAAGGAATGGATAGTATACCTTTAAAAACTCGCCTAATTCCCTTGTAAATACACTGAGTTTTAACTGCAATTGATGGTTTTAAGTCTATTTCACAGAAGCTCTCTGTAATGCCAATTCGGTAACTTCTTTGCAACAACCATTTTAAATTGGCGCGACTTTGAGGTATCCATTCATGTACTAGAGCATCATTTGTCCACACTATTTTATAGCCCGCACGTTGCAATCGCATAAAAAAGTGCCAGTCAGAACCACCCGAAAGTGCCAATCTCTCATCTAGCCACTTATCTTGTTCTCTAAAAACTTCTACACGTATCAGTGTATTGTTGTTAGCTGCACTTTTCAGTTCATGACCTGTAGGATAACAGGGGCGATCGAAAAATTTTCCTTTGGCAAGCCAATTAGGAATAGAATGAGCAAAGTAAGGTATAGTTTTTCCCCATACAACATCAGCATTATATGAGCTTTGAACGTACAAAAGTTCATCCAGCCAATTGGGTTCGGGAACTTCATCATCATCGATAAAAGCGACAAAGTCTACATTTTCTGCAAGAGCACAAGTAATAGCTTTATTGCGTGCAAAGGGAATACCCCGCCGGGGTTCAATATAGCACTTTAAAGCCCATTTAAATTCCGCACTGATTTCTTTACAGAATTTACAAGCATGACCGCTTGAATCATTATCAACAACAAGAACTTCTAGGTTAGGGGTTTCACAGTGATGGAAAGTTAATTGCTTAAGACCATCTAACAGTCGCTTCAATCCACCTGGACGCTGACAAGTATTTAAGCAAATAGCGACTCGCATTTTTCTCCTGAGTTCAACTGAAGCATCAAGGGATGAATAAGAATAACACATCAATAAATTGAGTAATTTCTAATTTCATTATGGATAAAAAATTTGTTTTTGATCCTTTGTGCTTTATTCTTCGTTCTTTTATTTACTGTGCCATTTAGTTACTAAACGTTGCCGAATATAACTTAATGAATTTTGATATTGTAAAAATTCTTTGGCAGCTAATAAGCGAACAAATGCTAAATATAAAATTAGAAATAAGATGGGCTGTATAATAATTGGAAAATTTAAAGAAATCACAATTGGTAAAAGCGTTATTAAAGGTGCTTTAAACACAAAAATTAAAAACTTTTTATAAGACCAGTCTAATCGACGACAAGCCTCCCACCAACAGTAAATAGTCCAAATAATTCCTAAAACTACAGCTACCGCTATACTGACACCAATAATTCCGTTTATCTTGGCACCAATTGCAAAACTTAAGACAGCAACAGGAGCAATGCTAAGGCTTAGCTTCGCATTAACACCCGGTTTCCCTTTTGCAGACAGCATGGAAAAAAGCTGACTGTTTATCAGGCGCGAGTAAGCGAAAATGAGCAATCCTGGAATAACTGTACAAACAGGAATCCAGTGATTTCCAAAGATAAAGGCAATAGTTTGTTGGTTAACAACTAAAAAGAATAAGGCGTATAAGGGAGCAGCGAGGAAAGAAGTTTGTTCAATGACTTTAACCAAAGCGTTTTCTCTCTGTTGGTCATCTTCTAATTGAGCAAACACCGACATCCCAACTTGGCTCATTGCCTGAGAAAGAATAGTTGTTATCGCCATTGTTAACTGGTAAGCAAGATTGTAAAAAGCAAGACTAGTAGTTCCTAGAACGATGCTAACCACAAAATTGTCACAGTTATAAATAACGAAATACCCCAAGCTAAACCCAGTATTGCCTAAACAATAAGACAAAACTTCCCATCTGACCTCTGAATAAATACGCAAATTGAATTTCTGTTTGGCATAGTGATGCATGAGAATGCACCCCGTAACCCAACCCGCAGTATCTCCTATGACAAAGGACCAGTAACTGAAACCCAGTAAGGCACTTCCAACCGTGGAAAATACTCTGACGAATGAGGCAATTAAATTAGAGTTTGCTAACTCTCGATACTGCATCCGTCTTCTCAAAACTCCTTCATGTACGGACTGGAATGAGGAGAGTATGAGATTAATGCCAAATATCAGTAGTATCCATACTAGATCTGGTATGCTGTAGTAACTCGCTGCTAGTGGGGATATCAACCCAAGCACTAGAGCTAAAAAGCACCCAATTGCTAAACTGATGGTATAGGTTGTGTCTAAATAACGCTTATCTTCAACGCCCTTATAAACGATAAAAGATCCAGATGTGCCTTGGTTAAATAGATTTCCAAAAGCCCAAAAAATGTAGGCAGTACTGATAACACCAAATTCATCTGGAAGCAACAGCCTTGCTAGCAGCAAGTTACTGAACAAGGCGAGGAAGCGTGTTGCGATCGCTCCATAGGTCGCCCAAAATCCATTTTTAAGTATAGCGGAAAGTTTCATGGCTGCTTTTGGGTATATCTCACTGAACCAAGCGCTTGTCGAATTCCTAACTTGGCTAGTGGTGCCAAACGCACTGCAAGTAAAGTCAACAGCGATCGCGGATCGCTGTAAAAAATTGACCAATTACAAGCTAGAGCCCGGTTGATAAAGTGGCTGGCTTGGTCGAGATTCCCTCCTTGGAGAGACAATCTTGCTAAGTAGCGATACATATAAGCGTAGGCAGTTGGTAACATCGGTTCTACCAACTGTGGCGATCGCTCCATAGCGCTTTGAATCACCTGTTCGTTGCATCGCTGCATTTGTGCTACGTTGAAAGAAAGACCGGATGGACGAACGCGGTAGTAACATAAAGTCCTCTTATCGCGGTAGAATTGCCATTTTCTGGTTGTTGCGACTCTCAACCAAAAATCAATGTCTTCCGAACTGCGTAAGCTTTCATCAAATTCCCCCACTTCATTTATTAATGAACGGCGGAAGACTGCATTAGAACCATGACCTACAAAATTCTTACAAAGTAAAGCAAGCAGTGGATCGGAATGAACGGGTTTACCACTTAGGTAAATGGGTATCGGTTTTCCATCATCACGAATTGCTCTAGATGCACTATAAACAACCCCGATCTCTGGATAACGATCGAGGGTTGCTACGTGACGGGCGAGTTTATCTGAGTGGTAGACATCATCTCCATCTAGTAAGGCAATATATTCTCCACGTGCATGACGGATACCGTGATTGCGTGCTGATGATAAACCCCCATTTTGTTTTTGCCATAACTGAAAGCGCGAATCGCTTTTTACAAAAGGCCGAACAATTTCTGCTGTATTATCGGTAGAACCATCATCAACAATGAGAACTTCAAATTCTTGAAAAGATTGCTTTTGTAGCGATCGCAATGCATCTTCAATATAAGAACTTACGTTGTAGGCGGGAACTACAACGCTAACTTTAGGAATAAAAACCATAACTACAATTACACTCCTACGCTCTCATATCCTGACTCCTTTGGAGGAGTTTGCTCGTGCGATACAGATTTGGGTTTCTTTGTTAAGAGAAGACGCAACCAAGTCCGTTTCTCTGTAGGAATCAGCCACATACCCAAACATAAAAAAATGTCCATTAGTTGAGGTTTACCAAAACGAATGGCTTCCCATAAAAGGAAGAAAAATGCTTTCCAATCACCAGTACGAGCAGCTCGCGCACTCACTTCTGCTAAAATAAAAGAGGAATAAGCTCGAGAAGTAACTAAGGAACGTTTTTCCCTAATCCAGTCCAATGAAAATTGCCAATTCTTGCTACTACTTAAAGTAGGACGCGCATCTCCTACATACCATATAGAAAGAACTTCTGGCACAAACTCAACTCCTACGCCCTCAACACTTACAGCTCGTAATATCCAATCCCAGTCATCATGTCTTTGTATTGCGATCGAAAAAGGAACTTTTTCCAATAACTCTTTTGCGGTAAAGATAGTTGAAGACTGAATAATACCTTCACCTTGAAATAAAGTCTTGCGAACAAACAAATATTCACTTAATGGCTCTGATATTTTAGGAACTCTTCTCGGCCAAATAGAATCTCCTTGTGGTGTTTGAGCTTTTAAATAACAGGATATAATGGGAAGCTTAAACTGGGAAAGTCTAGCAGTTTCAAGTTGCATTTCTAATTTTTTAGGCATCCATTCATCATCGTCATCTAAAAAAGCTAACCATTTGGCAGAAGCTGCCGAAATTCCAGTATTTCGCGCAACACGAGAACCTTGATTTGTAGGCAATTCTATCAGTCTCAGTCTAGAGTCATCAATTTCTGATAACGCAGTCCGAGTTTCTGGTTGTGGACCATCAATCACAACGATGACTTCGATGTCTTTGAGTGTTTGTGCTAGAGCACTCATGACCGCTCGTTTAACTAATTGAGGTCTGCAATACGTCGGGATCACTACACTGACCAAAGGTTCCAAGTCAATTCCCTCCTAATTTTTCTCTCAAACATGGCAGTACTAACGTCTGTTTTCTTTTTAAAAGAAGCTTTGTTCTAAGACGCTAGAAATTGTAATGTGTGGTAATTAGCTCGGATAAATGCACTTATAAGAGTTTAAAAACCTGATATTTTTTTTAACGAACAAGCTAACAACAGTTATGGCACTTTTTTTCTAAAGTAGCATCCCAGATCTTTCGTAATTTGATTTTTTTTTCAAATTTTGTTTGACAATCAACAGCTATTCTAGTTTATTGACTTTGTCAACCGAAAAATTACGGTAGCGCTTAACGATTACTCAAACCTTTGAGGATAGATAAAGATAAAACTTTCCCCCTCATACCAAATGGAAATAAGAAAAGGATAGCTAGTTAGATCGAGTTAAATTTATGAAAGGCTTTCTCAATCCAAAATTTTATTAAATAGATGGGCTACTAGAATACAGTGCAGGCGCAACTGCAACAGGGATCTCCTGCTCTTGATTGCGATTGTTGAAATTTAAGTAAGAGTTACTGACAGGAACAGCAAGTTCTGGATTGAAAGTGTCAATTGATGATAAAAGTTCTACTCGTAGTGGAGTATAAAACTTGCCCAAAGCAACTTGCAGTGCAAAAGCTGGATTCCCAAGCAAATAACGAGCAGCTAAACGTTTTGGTTCGCGACACAAACGATACAACCACTCTAAGCCTAAATCGGCAAGGGTTGATGGGCAATCAGGTATAACGCCTGCAAGTCTGTCAATCACTGCTCCACCAAGCAAAATAGCATTAACATCTAAGCGGAGGCGATGCTCGTAAACCCATTTTTCTTGAACTGGCATTCCCATACCCACTATTAATATGTTGGGCTTTTCACGATTGATTTTTTGAACAACTGTGTGGTTTTGCTGGGGATCTTGCTTGTCGAAATAACCGTGATGTCCGGCAAACTTAGCATTAGGATACTGATTTCTCAGATTTTGCAATGCAGTTTCTAAATATTCAGGTTTGGTTCCAAGGAGAAATACACTCAATCCTTTCTCGTTACATTTCTCCAATAATTTGGGCATCATCAGTGTATAAGAAGCTCGGTACTCCAAAGGCAAGTTTAACCCCATGTAACCAATTGCCTTTAAAATGCCCACGCTGTCACAATTGACTATTTCCGAACTTTGGAGAAAGTTATAATACCAAGGAAGTTGCATCGAAAGATTAAAACTGTGTACGTTGTAATTCGCAACAGTTATTTTTTTGTTAGAAACACATGCCGTATGTATGGCATCCACCAGGGAGGGGATAGTTATACAAGTAATGCGACGCTCTAATAAATAAATATTGAGATTTGGTAATTCTTGAATTTTAGGATTTATTATCATTCTTATGATACCTTTGGTTTTATTAGGTTGTTGGGAGATAAAAGCACTTGAGATAAGGAACCAGACAGGGGATTGAGGGCTAAGAAGTTGGCTCTAAAATGCATACTAGCTTAGCTAATATTGAGATTGCATCATTAGTTACTCGGAAATTGACTATAAATCTACGTGAAAGAAGACTTTAAAAAGCAAGTATTGCCTTCAAAGCATACGATTGCGAACTCCAGTACAGTACTTAAGATTTTTAATTTTTGGTTTAAAAAAATACGTCTTCTCGCAAAAATTACTTATTTTGTTTTTACAAAAAAAATACAAAATTAACTGTAGAATGCATACAACGCTTATTTTTGCGTTGCCATTGTCTGCTATGCAGGTATATTTGCGTCGGTTGATTTTGCATTCAACGTCTTTGATGCTTTTTATCAACGTCTCAATCGAGTGCAATCTTTGTGTATTTTTTCTATCTTTTTTAAGAAAACGATAAAAGAATGATTAAGAATATCCCAAAAAAACACCATGTCTGCTTTTTGTAAGGTTGGCATTCCACAGCGCAGACAACTTATTTCTGAAAAAGTTCCTAAATTTATATAAGAAAAAAAAAGACGCGCTATGGCACGTCTCTACATTACTTTCTCGATAGGAGTTTTGGTTTTATCTCAACCCAATTGAGCTACAGCGTTTCCCAATCC
It encodes the following:
- a CDS encoding WecB/TagA/CpsF family glycosyltransferase; translated protein: MIINPKIQELPNLNIYLLERRITCITIPSLVDAIHTACVSNKKITVANYNVHSFNLSMQLPWYYNFLQSSEIVNCDSVGILKAIGYMGLNLPLEYRASYTLMMPKLLEKCNEKGLSVFLLGTKPEYLETALQNLRNQYPNAKFAGHHGYFDKQDPQQNHTVVQKINREKPNILIVGMGMPVQEKWVYEHRLRLDVNAILLGGAVIDRLAGVIPDCPSTLADLGLEWLYRLCREPKRLAARYLLGNPAFALQVALGKFYTPLRVELLSSIDTFNPELAVPVSNSYLNFNNRNQEQEIPVAVAPALYSSSPSI